In Mycobacterium branderi, the DNA window GAGCGGCTTCGGCATCGGACTGGGCAACGTCATCCTGACGGGCAACGTGATCCTGCTGTGGATCTACACCCTGTCCTGCCACTCCTGCCGCCACGTCACCGGTGGCCGGCTCAAGCACTTCTCGAAACATCCGGTGCGCTACTGGCTCTGGACACAGGTCAGCGTGATCAACACCAAGCACATGCAGTGGGCGTGGATCACATTGGGCACCCTGATCCTGACCGACTGCTACATCATGCTGGTTTCCAGCGGCGTCATCTCCGACTTGAGATTCATTGGCTGACAAGACGAGTGAGGTTTCATGGTTGAGGTCGAACGGCACTCCTACGACGTAGTCGTCATCGGTGCCGGCGGCGCAGGGCTGCGTGCGGTCATCGAGGCCCGCGAACGGGGCCTGAAGGTCGCCGTGGTGTGCAAATCCCTTTTCGGCAAGGCACATACGGTTATGGCCGAGGGCGGCTGCGCGGCGTCGATGGGCAACGCCAACCCGAAAGACAACTGGCAGGTGCATTTCCGCGACACCATGCGTGGCGGGAAGTTCCTGAACAACTGGCGGATGGCCGAGCTGCACGCCAAGGAGGCCCCGGACCGGGTCTGGGAACTGGAGACCTACGGCGCCCTGTTCGACCGCACCAAGGACGGCAAGATCAGCCAGCGCAACTTCGGTGGCCACACCTACGCGCGGCTTGCCCATGTCGGCGACCGCACCGGACTCGAGCTGATCCGCACCATGCAGCAGAAGATCGTGTCGCTGCAGCAAGAGGACTACGCCGAACTCGGCGACTACGAGGCGCGGATCAAGGTGTTCGCGGAGTGCACGATCACCGAGCTCCTCAAAGACGGGGACGCCATCGCCGGTGCGTTCGGGTACTGGCGCGAGTCCGGCCGGTTCGTCTTGTTCGAAGCGCCGGCAGTGGTGATGGCCACCGGCGGGATCGGCAAGTCGTTCAAGGTGACGTCGAACTCCTGGGAGTACACCGGCGACGGGCACGCGCTGGCGCTGCGGGCCGGCGCGACGCTGATCAACATGGAGTTCGTCCAGTTCCACCCGACCGGCATGGTCTGGCCACCCAGCGTGAAGGGGATCCTGGTCACCGAGGGTGTACGCGGAGACGGCGGAGTGCTCAAGAACTCCGAGGGCAAGCGGTTCATGTTCGACTACATCCCGCCGGTGTTCAAGGGCCAGTACGCCGAAACCGAACAAGAGGCCGACCAGTGGCTCAAGGACAACGACTCGGCCCGCCGCACCCCTGACCTGCTGCCCCGCGACGAGGTGGCCCGGGCGATCAACTCCGAGGTCAAAGCGGGCCGCGGCAGCGCGCACGGCGGGGTCTACCTCGACATCGCCTCCCGGCTGACGCCCGCGGAGATCAAACGGCGGCTGCCGTCGATGTATCACCAGTTCATGGAACTGGCCGGGGTCGACATCACCAAGGAGCCGATGGAAGTAGGGCCCACCTGCCACTACGTCATGGGCGGCATCGAGGTCGACCCCGACACCGGCGCGGCGACGGTCCCCGGGCTGTTCGCCGCCGGCGAGTGCTCCGGCGGGATGCACGGCTCCAACCGGCTGGGCGGCAACTCGCTGTCGGACCTGCTGGTGTTCGGCCGGCGCGCCGGCCTGGGCGCCGCCGACTATGTCCGCGCGCTGCGCAGCCGTCCGTCCGTCTCCCAAGAGTCCGTCGACGCCGCCGCCAAGCTGGCCCTGGCGCCGTTCGAAGGGCCGAAAGACGGTGGGCCGGCGGAAAATCCGTACAAGCTGCAGATCGACCTGCAGGACACGATGAACGATCTGGTCGGGATCATCCGCAAGGCCGACGAGATCTCCGAGGCGCTGTCGCGGCTGGAGGAGTTGCGCACCCGGTTCACCAGGATGCAGGTGGAGGGCAATCGCCAGTACAACCCCGGCTGGAACCTGGCCATCGACCTGCGCAACATGCTGATGGTCAGCGAGTGCGTGGCCCGCGCAGCCCTGGAACGCACCGAGAGCCGCGGTGGGCACACCCGCGACGACCATCCCGCCATGGAGGCCAACTGGCGCAACACGTTGCTGGTCTGCCGGGCCGAGGGGGACGACGCGACGCTGCCCCACATCAGCGTCACCCGCGAGGAGCAGGTCCCGATGCGGCCCGACCTGCTGGAGCTCTTCGAGATCTCCGAGTTGGAGAAGTACTACACCGACGAAGAGCTGGCCGAGCACCCAGGACGGAGAAGCTAGATGGCATACAACGCGAGCATGCGGGTGTGGCGCGGCGACGACGACGGCGGCGCGCTGCAGGACTTCACCGTCGAGGTCAACGAGGGCGAGGTGGTGCTCGACGTCATCCACCGGCTGCAACAGACCCAAACGCCCGACCTGGCGGTGCGGTGGAACTGCAAGGCCGGCAAGTGCGGGTCGTGCTCGGCGGAGATCAACGGCCGGCCCCGGTTGATGTGCATGACGCGGATGTCGACGTTCGCCGAGGACGAGGTCGTCACCGTGACGCCGCTGCGGACGTTCCCGGTGATCCGCGACCTGGTCACCGACGTGTCGTTCAACTACGAAAAGGCGCGCGAAATCCCGTCGTTCGCTCCGCCCAAGGAGTTGCAGCCCGGCGAATACCGAATGGCGCAGGTCGACGTGCAGCGCTCGCAGGAATTCCGCAAATGCATCGAATGCTTCCTGTGCCAAAACGTCTGCCACGTTGTCCGCGATCACGAGGAGAACAAGAAGGCGTTCGCCGGACCGCGCTTCTTGATGCGGATCGCCGAGCTGGAGATGCATCCGCTGGACACCTTGGACCGGCGCAACCAGGCGCAGGAGGAACACGGCCTGGGCTATTGCAACATCACCAAGTGCTGCACCGAGGTCTGCCCGGAAAACATCAAGATCACCGACAACGCGCTGATCCCGATGAAGGAGCGCGTCGCGGACCGCAAATACGACCCGGTGGTGTGGCTGGGCAACAAGCTGTTCCGGCGCTGACGCACGACGTTAGCCCGGAGCCGGTCTCGGGTATCCCGTTGGGATGGCCATCCGACAATCCCACAGCATCAACGACATTCGAACCGCGATCCGGGAACTGACCACTCGTGCCGAGCTCGCGCGCAAAGAGGAGCGACACGACGAGGCCGACGAGATCGAGCAGCGCGTCCAGGCCTACCGCGACGAGCTGAGCCAGCGCCCGTAGCAGTCAGGCTCAGGCACCGAGGCGGCGGAAAACGCTGCGGTGAAACACGATGGGCGCCACGTTCGGGTCAACGCGGACATCGCTGACCTGTAGCACGACGATGGTGTGGTCCCCCGCCGGCACCAACTGGTCCACACTGCTTTCCAGCCACACGCTGGTGCCCTTGATGAAGACGGCGCCGCTGCGGTAGGACACCGTTTCCAAGCCGGCGAACCGGTCCCCTGTTTTGGCCGCCAGGGTGCGAACCGCCTCGTCGTGCGCCTCCCCGAGCACGCTGATGCCCAGTGCCGGTGCATCTTTGAGCTTCGGCCACGTCGTCGACGTGTTCTGCACGCAGAACGACACCAGCGGCGGATCCAGCGAAACCGGAACGAACGTGCTGGCGGCCAGCCCTTCACGTACGCCGTTGATTTCGGCGGCGATGGCGATCACGCCGGTCGGGAAGTGGCCGAAGGCTTCACGCAGTGACGACGGTGTCAGCTTGTCGGGTGAGTTCACCGGGCTTCATTCGTATCGACGGGTTTTCGCTTCATGACCCTACCGAGTAACCGTGCGCCTCGGCGACGTCGGGGTGCGCGCGCAGCCTGCTCTTCCAGGCATTACGCCCGTAAACCGCGAAAATCGGGTCCGACGGGTCCGGGCGCATGCCGCCCCGCGCCGCCAGGTCCGGCGGCAACGACAAGACGGGCAGCTGCGCGTCCAGCCGCGGGTTGAAAAAGTACGGCACCGAGATCCGGTCCGCGGCCTCGCGCAGGTTCACCCGGTGTTCGGTGGCGCGCAGATATCCGCCGGTCGCGAGCTCCAGCAGCTCGCCGATGTTGACGACGAACGCGCCCTCGCGCGCGGGGACGTCGACCCAGCCGCCGTGCCGGCCGCGCACCTGCAGCCCCTGGCTACCGGGCTCGGCCAACAGCAGCGTGAGAACCCCGGCGTCTCGGTGCGCCCCCACGCCCTGCGAGGTGGGCGCGCCCGCCGGATACCGGACGATCTTGATCAGCGTGGCCGGCGTCTCGGCGAAGGCCGCGTCGAAGACGTCGGGCGGACTGCCCAGTGCGGCCGCCCAGTGCCGCAGCAGGGTGCGGGCCACCCGGGAAAGCGCGGCGTCCCACGAGTCGACGAGTCCGGGCAGCTCGGGCAGACCGGCCGGCCATTGGTTGGGGCCTTGCAACCACATGTAATCGGGCTGGCCGGCGCCGCCGATGGGCGGGCGCTGCGGCCCGATGTCGATCTGCTCGCGCCAGTCCACCTGGCCACCGGTCAGCTCGCCACCCAGCCGGGTGTAGCCGCGGAAATGTGGACTGCGCACCATCGCGATGGCGTCCTTGTCGGCCTGCGGCAGCGCGAACAGCCGGCGCGCCGCCTCCAGCACCGCCCGGGTCAGCGGCGCGGGCACCCCGTGTCCGGTGAGATAGAAGAATCCGACCTCGTGCGCCACCTCGCGCAGCCGCCGCCGCAACGCATCGGGATGGTCGCGCAGGTCGACGACAGGTAGCCCAGTGACCGTTGACACAGGTCGCACGCGCCCATCATCGCCGCAGGTCAGCGATATCGCCAGGGTAGCAATCGGGCGGATCCCAACCGGTTGGTTGAAATCTTGCTCACACTCGCTTGCGTTGAAGTTACTGACCCGTTAAGTTTAGCGGTGTTACTGGTGGGTAACTTAGCCTTAGTACCCAACCAACAGTGGCATTCTCATCGAGGAGGAGCACGTGAGCCACTACAAGAGCAATGTCCGCGACCAGGTATTCAACCTTTTCGAGGTCTTCGGCGTGGACAAGGCATTCGGGGAGGGCAGCTTCAGCGATCTCGACGTCGACACGGCGCGGGAGATGCTGGGCGAGATCAGCCGACTGGCCGAGGGCCCGGTTGCCGAGTCGTTCGTTGAGGGTGACCGCAACCCGCCGACCTTCGACCCGGAGACGCACGCGGTGACGCTGCCCGAGTCCTTCAAGCAATCCGTCCGCGCGGTTCTCGACGGCGGTTGGGACAAGGTGGGCATCGACGAGGCTCTCGGTGGCATGCCCGCGCCCCGGGCGTTGGTGTGGGCGCTGCACGAGCACCTCCTGGGCGCCAACCCGGCGGTGTGGATGTACGGCGGCGGCGCAGGCTTCGCCAACATCCTCTACCACCTGGGTACCGAGGAGCAGAAGAAGTGGGCCGTGCTGGCCGCCGAGCGTGGTTGGGGTTCGACGATGGTGCTCACCGAGCCGGACGCCGGCTCGGATGTGGGTGCCGCCCGCACCAAGGCCGTCCAGCAGGACGACGGCTCCTGGCACATCGACGGTGTCAAGCGGTTCATCACCTCCGCGGACTCCGGCGACCTGTTCGAAAACATCTTCCACCTGGTGCTGGCGCGCCCGGAGGGGGCCGGCCCCGGCACCAAGGGCCTGTCCCTGTTCTTCGTGCCGAAGTTCCACTTCGACCCCGAGACGGGCGAGCTGGGCGAGCGCAACGGTGTGTTCGTGACCAACGTCGAGCACAAGATGGGCCTGAAGGTCTCCGCCACCTGTGAGCTGTCCTTCGGTCAGCACGGCGTACCGGCCAAGGGCTGGCTGGTCGGCGAGGTGCACAACGGCATCGCGCAGATGTTCGAAGTCATCGAGCAGGCCCGAATGATGGTCGGCACCAAGGCAATCGCCACGCTGTCCACCGGCTACCTCAACGCGCTGGACTACGCCAAGGAGCGCGTGCAGGGCGCCGACATGACGCAGATGACCGACAAGACCGCGCCGCGGGTGACCATCACTCACCACCCCGACGTGCGCCGGTCGCTGATGACCCAGAAGGCTTACGCCGAGGGTTTGCGGGCGCTGTACCTCTACACCGCGACCTACCAGGACGCCGAGGTCGCCAAGGCGGTGCACGGTGTGGACGCCGAGCTGGCGGTCAAGGTCAACGACCTGATGCTGCCGGTGGTCAAGGGTGTGGGCTCCGAGCAGGCCTACGCCAAGCTCACCGAAAGCCTACAGACACTCGGTGGATCGGGCTTTTTGCAGGACTACCCGATTGAGCAGTACATCCGTGACTCGAAGATCGACTCGCTGTATGAGGGCACTACGGCCATCCAGGCGCAGGACTTCTTCTTCCGCAAGATCGTCCGCGACAAGGGTGTGGCGCTGGCCCACGTGTCGAGCCAGATCGAGGAGTTCGTCAAGAACGAGTCCGGCAACGGCCGGCTGAAGGCCGAGCGGGCCCTGCTGGCCACCGCCCTGGCCGACGTGCAGGCGATGGCGGCGTCGCTGACCGGCTACCTGATGGCGGCCCAGGAGGACATCTCCAGCGTCTACAAGGTGGGCCTGGGTTCGGTGCGCTTCCTGATGGCCGTCGGCGACCTGGTGATCGGCTGGCTGCTGCAGCGTCAGGCCGCCGTGGCGGTCGAGGCGCTGGACGCTGGCGCCAGCGACGCCGACCGGGCGTTCTACGAGGGCAAGATCGCGGTTGCGTCGTTCTTCGCGAAGAACTTCCTGCCGCTGCTGACCAGCACCCGCACGGTTCTGGAGAACCTCGACAACGACGTCATGGAGCTTGACGAGGCAGCCTTCTAAGCCTGCCGACACGACGTAAAGGTCCCCGCACGCACAGCGTGTCGGGGACCTTTACGACTGTTGGCGCAATAGGGCGCGGGTGCGGGCGCGAACCTCGGCGGAGCGGTCGAACACGACGCCGACGAACTCGTCGACACCGGCGGCGCGCAAGCCGTCCAGCCGCTCGCCGACCGACGCCTCGTCGCCGATGATCACGGCGTCCTCCGGCCCGGCGAAGCCCTCTCTGTCGAGCATGGCGCGATACGACGGCAGCTGCCCGTACATCGCGAACTGCTCGGCGGCGTGTGCCCGCGCGGCGGCGACGTCGTCGGTGACGCTGACCGGTAGCGCGGCGACCACCCGCACTGAGCGCCCGGCTTCGGCCGCGGCCTCCCGCAGCGTCGGACCGATGTGCTCGGCCAGGGTCTTGGGGCCGGTCATCCAGGTCACCGTGCCTGCGGTGCGCCGGCCCGCCAGCCGTAACAGTTGCCGGCCCAATGCCGCGATGTACACGTCGGGCGCCGTAGCGCCCGGAATCTGCAGCGCGCCACGGGTAGTCACGGTTTCGCCGACCGCGTCGGCCTTCTCCCCCGCCAGCAACGGCTGCAGGC includes these proteins:
- a CDS encoding fumarate reductase/succinate dehydrogenase flavoprotein subunit, which produces MVEVERHSYDVVVIGAGGAGLRAVIEARERGLKVAVVCKSLFGKAHTVMAEGGCAASMGNANPKDNWQVHFRDTMRGGKFLNNWRMAELHAKEAPDRVWELETYGALFDRTKDGKISQRNFGGHTYARLAHVGDRTGLELIRTMQQKIVSLQQEDYAELGDYEARIKVFAECTITELLKDGDAIAGAFGYWRESGRFVLFEAPAVVMATGGIGKSFKVTSNSWEYTGDGHALALRAGATLINMEFVQFHPTGMVWPPSVKGILVTEGVRGDGGVLKNSEGKRFMFDYIPPVFKGQYAETEQEADQWLKDNDSARRTPDLLPRDEVARAINSEVKAGRGSAHGGVYLDIASRLTPAEIKRRLPSMYHQFMELAGVDITKEPMEVGPTCHYVMGGIEVDPDTGAATVPGLFAAGECSGGMHGSNRLGGNSLSDLLVFGRRAGLGAADYVRALRSRPSVSQESVDAAAKLALAPFEGPKDGGPAENPYKLQIDLQDTMNDLVGIIRKADEISEALSRLEELRTRFTRMQVEGNRQYNPGWNLAIDLRNMLMVSECVARAALERTESRGGHTRDDHPAMEANWRNTLLVCRAEGDDATLPHISVTREEQVPMRPDLLELFEISELEKYYTDEELAEHPGRRS
- a CDS encoding succinate dehydrogenase/fumarate reductase iron-sulfur subunit, with amino-acid sequence MAYNASMRVWRGDDDGGALQDFTVEVNEGEVVLDVIHRLQQTQTPDLAVRWNCKAGKCGSCSAEINGRPRLMCMTRMSTFAEDEVVTVTPLRTFPVIRDLVTDVSFNYEKAREIPSFAPPKELQPGEYRMAQVDVQRSQEFRKCIECFLCQNVCHVVRDHEENKKAFAGPRFLMRIAELEMHPLDTLDRRNQAQEEHGLGYCNITKCCTEVCPENIKITDNALIPMKERVADRKYDPVVWLGNKLFRR
- a CDS encoding flavin reductase family protein; amino-acid sequence: MNSPDKLTPSSLREAFGHFPTGVIAIAAEINGVREGLAASTFVPVSLDPPLVSFCVQNTSTTWPKLKDAPALGISVLGEAHDEAVRTLAAKTGDRFAGLETVSYRSGAVFIKGTSVWLESSVDQLVPAGDHTIVVLQVSDVRVDPNVAPIVFHRSVFRRLGA
- a CDS encoding isopenicillin N synthase family dioxygenase codes for the protein MRPVSTVTGLPVVDLRDHPDALRRRLREVAHEVGFFYLTGHGVPAPLTRAVLEAARRLFALPQADKDAIAMVRSPHFRGYTRLGGELTGGQVDWREQIDIGPQRPPIGGAGQPDYMWLQGPNQWPAGLPELPGLVDSWDAALSRVARTLLRHWAAALGSPPDVFDAAFAETPATLIKIVRYPAGAPTSQGVGAHRDAGVLTLLLAEPGSQGLQVRGRHGGWVDVPAREGAFVVNIGELLELATGGYLRATEHRVNLREAADRISVPYFFNPRLDAQLPVLSLPPDLAARGGMRPDPSDPIFAVYGRNAWKSRLRAHPDVAEAHGYSVGS
- a CDS encoding acyl-CoA dehydrogenase, which encodes MSHYKSNVRDQVFNLFEVFGVDKAFGEGSFSDLDVDTAREMLGEISRLAEGPVAESFVEGDRNPPTFDPETHAVTLPESFKQSVRAVLDGGWDKVGIDEALGGMPAPRALVWALHEHLLGANPAVWMYGGGAGFANILYHLGTEEQKKWAVLAAERGWGSTMVLTEPDAGSDVGAARTKAVQQDDGSWHIDGVKRFITSADSGDLFENIFHLVLARPEGAGPGTKGLSLFFVPKFHFDPETGELGERNGVFVTNVEHKMGLKVSATCELSFGQHGVPAKGWLVGEVHNGIAQMFEVIEQARMMVGTKAIATLSTGYLNALDYAKERVQGADMTQMTDKTAPRVTITHHPDVRRSLMTQKAYAEGLRALYLYTATYQDAEVAKAVHGVDAELAVKVNDLMLPVVKGVGSEQAYAKLTESLQTLGGSGFLQDYPIEQYIRDSKIDSLYEGTTAIQAQDFFFRKIVRDKGVALAHVSSQIEEFVKNESGNGRLKAERALLATALADVQAMAASLTGYLMAAQEDISSVYKVGLGSVRFLMAVGDLVIGWLLQRQAAVAVEALDAGASDADRAFYEGKIAVASFFAKNFLPLLTSTRTVLENLDNDVMELDEAAF
- a CDS encoding TIGR03564 family F420-dependent LLM class oxidoreductase, yielding MQISILGSLSDTDGRSPVDATVENLASLRDEGFRRVWMTQMPYEPDLLTVLAVALREVDRIEVGTGVIPIQNQHPMLLAQRALTLSLISGGRFILGLGMTHQAVTEGMWGIPWDKPVRRLREYLDGLQPLLAGEKADAVGETVTTRGALQIPGATAPDVYIAALGRQLLRLAGRRTAGTVTWMTGPKTLAEHIGPTLREAAAEAGRSVRVVAALPVSVTDDVAAARAHAAEQFAMYGQLPSYRAMLDREGFAGPEDAVIIGDEASVGERLDGLRAAGVDEFVGVVFDRSAEVRARTRALLRQQS